The following coding sequences are from one Trichoplusia ni isolate ovarian cell line Hi5 chromosome 15, tn1, whole genome shotgun sequence window:
- the LOC113501446 gene encoding cytoplasmic dynein 1 intermediate chain isoform X12, with translation MSSMSDRKAELERKKAKLQALREEKDRRRREKEQKDAEEALQRASTASSLDSRRDLDEMLSSLGVAPVKDVLSSLTSITSLTPPQTASPDASLPHTDKSSLVSHGGPKKLPALQVMSVQSTDIPPKENVTYAKQTQTTASGVSELRDAHATDYYGDEEEAAFHGKLPPGILPHGLPTVKEVQPAVTQAPQEKKDEEKEKKVRELSADEKQTIMLSPEFQRFMSKAGRVIERALAESVDIYTDYTGGGDSENALDDKSDARLSLVRTFYDERWSRGRCVTCLDWSSAHPELMLASYHNSEDAPHDPDGVCLVWNTKFKKTTPEDIFHCQSPVMSATFARFHPNLILGGTYSGQIVLWDNRVQKRTPIQRTPLSSLAHTHPVYCLSVVGSQNAHNLISVSTDGRMCSWSLDMLSQPQETLDLQHRQSKAVAVTSMGFPHGDVNNFVLGSEDGNIYTGCLYGQRAGVGECVEAHAGPITGVSCHAAPGAVDLSHLYLTCSMDWSVKLWSQKENKALYSFEDSGDYVVDVRWSPTHPALFAAADAAGKIDLWNLNRDTEVPVASIQAEGGVAFNRLSWTPSGTHITAGDDAGKIWVYELAEHVSQPRHDEWSKFVYTLQELRNNQADEETDRLSLAASGPSSLTSLTSLASNPLR, from the exons ATGTCCAGCATGTCAGACCGTAAAGCGGAATTGGAGCGGAAGAAGGCAAAGCTTCAAGCTCTGCGGGAAGAGAAAGATCGGCGCCGTCGGGAGAAGGAACAGAAGGATGCAGAGGAAGCACTG CAAAGAGCATCAACAGCGTCAAGCCTGGATAGCCGGCGTGACCTGGATGAGATGCTGTCGTCCCTGGGAGTGGCTCCTGTAAAGGATGTGCTCTCCTCTCTCACTTCCATAACCTCACTTACTCCACCGCAGACTGCATCACCAGATGCTAGTCTACCCCACACCGACAAATCTAGTTTAGTTTCACATGG TGGTCCAAAGAAGCTCCCGGCCTTGCAAGTGATGTCGGTGCAGTCCACAGACATTCCTCCCAAAGAGAATGTGACATATGCCAAACAGACGCAGACGACCGCGTCCGGAGTCAGCGAACTGCGCGATG CACACGCAACCGATTACTACG GCGACGAAGAGGAGGCGGCGTTCCATGGCAAGCTCCCGCCCGGCATACTGCCGCACGGCCTGCCCACCGTCAAGGAGGTGCAGCCCGCCGTCACGCAGGCGCCGCAGGAGAAGAAGGATGAGGAGAAAGAGAAGAAAG TTCGTGAGCTGAGTGCGGACGAGAAGCAGACCATCATGCTATCGCCGGAGTTCCAGCGGTTCATGTCTAAGGCGGGGCGCGTCATCGAGCGCGCGCTCGCCGAGTCCGTCGACATCTACACCGACTACACCGGCGGCGGCGACAGCGAGAATGCACT GGACGACAAATCAGACGCCCGCCTGTCGCTGGTCCGTACGTTCTACGACGAGCGCTGGTCTCGCGGGCGCTGCGTGACGTGCCTGGACTGGTCGTCGGCTCACCCCGAGCTGATGCTGGCGTCCTACCACAACAGCGAGGACGCGCCGCACGACCCCGACGGCGTCTGTCTCGTCTGGAACACCAAGTTCAAGAAGACCACGCCCGAAGATATCTTCCACTGCCAATCGCCCGTTATGAGCGCTACTTTCGCTAG gttCCACCCGAACTTGATTCTGGGCGGCACATATTCAGGACAGATAGTGTTATGGGATAACCGCGTACAGAAGCGTACGCCTATACAACGCACGCCGCTGTCTTCACTTGCACACACT CACCCGGTGTACTGCCTGTCGGTGGTGGGCAGCCAGAACGCGCACAACCTGATCTCGGTGTCGACGGACGGGCGCATGTGCTCGTGGTCGCTGGACATGCTGTCGCAGCCGCAGGAGACGCTGGACCTGCAGCATCGCCAGAGCAAGGCCGTGGCCGTCACGTCCATGGGCTTCCCGCACGGCGACGTCAACAACTTCGTGCTCGGCAGCGAGGACGGGAACATCTACACCG GCTGCCTGTACGGGCAGCGCGCGGGCGTGGGCGAGTGCGTGGAGGCTCACGCGGGCCCCATCACGGGCGTGTCGTGTCACGCCGCGCCGGGCGCCGTGGACCTGTCGCACCTGTACCTCACCTGCTCCATGGACTGGAGCGTCAAGCTGTGGAGCCAGAAG GAGAACAAGGCCCTGTACTCGTTCGAGGACAGCGGCGACTACGTGGTGGACGTGCGCTGGTCGCCGACGCACCCCGCGCTGTTCGCCGCCGCCGACGCCGCCGGCAAGATCGACCTCTGGAACCTCAACCGCGATACAGAG GTTCCTGTGGCTTCAATCCAGGCGGAAGGTGGCGTAGCCTTCAACCGCTTGTCTTGGACGCCGTCTGGCACTCACATTACAGCTGGAGACGACGCCGGCAAAATATGGGTGTACGAACTCGCTGAG CACGTGTCTCAGCCCCGTCACGACGAGTGGAGCAAGTTCGTGTACACTCTGCAGGAGCTACGCAACAACCAGGCGGACGAGGAGACCGACCGGCTGAGCCTGGCGGCCAGCGGCCCGTCGTCGCTGACGTCGCTCACCAGCCTGGCCAGCAACCCGCTCAGGTAA
- the LOC113501446 gene encoding cytoplasmic dynein 1 intermediate chain isoform X3 → MSSMSDRKAELERKKAKLQALREEKDRRRREKEQKDAEEALQRASTASSLDSRRDLDEMLSSLGVAPVKDVLSSLTSITSLTPPQTASPDASLPHTDKSSLVSHGGPKKLPALQVMSVQSTDIPPKENVTYAKQTQTTASGVSELRDAHATDYYDEYNLNPGLEWEDEFTVLTFDGDGARQGDEEEAAFHGKLPPGILPHGLPTVKEVQPAVTQAPQEKKDEEKEKKVRELSADEKQTIMLSPEFQRFMSKAGRVIERALAESVDIYTDYTGGGDSENALDDKSDARLSLVRTFYDERWSRGRCVTCLDWSSAHPELMLASYHNSEDAPHDPDGVCLVWNTKFKKTTPEDIFHCQSPVMSATFARFHPNLILGGTYSGQIVLWDNRVQKRTPIQRTPLSSLAHTHPVYCLSVVGSQNAHNLISVSTDGRMCSWSLDMLSQPQETLDLQHRQSKAVAVTSMGFPHGDVNNFVLGSEDGNIYTGCLYGQRAGVGECVEAHAGPITGVSCHAAPGAVDLSHLYLTCSMDWSVKLWSQKENKALYSFEDSGDYVVDVRWSPTHPALFAAADAAGKIDLWNLNRDTEVPVASIQAEGGVAFNRLSWTPSGTHITAGDDAGKIWVYELAEHVSQPRHDEWSKFVYTLQELRNNQADEETDRLSLAASGPSSLTSLTSLASNPLR, encoded by the exons ATGTCCAGCATGTCAGACCGTAAAGCGGAATTGGAGCGGAAGAAGGCAAAGCTTCAAGCTCTGCGGGAAGAGAAAGATCGGCGCCGTCGGGAGAAGGAACAGAAGGATGCAGAGGAAGCACTG CAAAGAGCATCAACAGCGTCAAGCCTGGATAGCCGGCGTGACCTGGATGAGATGCTGTCGTCCCTGGGAGTGGCTCCTGTAAAGGATGTGCTCTCCTCTCTCACTTCCATAACCTCACTTACTCCACCGCAGACTGCATCACCAGATGCTAGTCTACCCCACACCGACAAATCTAGTTTAGTTTCACATGG TGGTCCAAAGAAGCTCCCGGCCTTGCAAGTGATGTCGGTGCAGTCCACAGACATTCCTCCCAAAGAGAATGTGACATATGCCAAACAGACGCAGACGACCGCGTCCGGAGTCAGCGAACTGCGCGATG CACACGCAACCGATTACTACG ATGAGTACAATCTAAACCCGGGTTTAGAGTGGGAGGACGAATTCACAG TGCTTACATTCGACGGCGACGGCGCTCGGCAAGGCGACGAAGAGGAGGCGGCGTTCCATGGCAAGCTCCCGCCCGGCATACTGCCGCACGGCCTGCCCACCGTCAAGGAGGTGCAGCCCGCCGTCACGCAGGCGCCGCAGGAGAAGAAGGATGAGGAGAAAGAGAAGAAAG TTCGTGAGCTGAGTGCGGACGAGAAGCAGACCATCATGCTATCGCCGGAGTTCCAGCGGTTCATGTCTAAGGCGGGGCGCGTCATCGAGCGCGCGCTCGCCGAGTCCGTCGACATCTACACCGACTACACCGGCGGCGGCGACAGCGAGAATGCACT GGACGACAAATCAGACGCCCGCCTGTCGCTGGTCCGTACGTTCTACGACGAGCGCTGGTCTCGCGGGCGCTGCGTGACGTGCCTGGACTGGTCGTCGGCTCACCCCGAGCTGATGCTGGCGTCCTACCACAACAGCGAGGACGCGCCGCACGACCCCGACGGCGTCTGTCTCGTCTGGAACACCAAGTTCAAGAAGACCACGCCCGAAGATATCTTCCACTGCCAATCGCCCGTTATGAGCGCTACTTTCGCTAG gttCCACCCGAACTTGATTCTGGGCGGCACATATTCAGGACAGATAGTGTTATGGGATAACCGCGTACAGAAGCGTACGCCTATACAACGCACGCCGCTGTCTTCACTTGCACACACT CACCCGGTGTACTGCCTGTCGGTGGTGGGCAGCCAGAACGCGCACAACCTGATCTCGGTGTCGACGGACGGGCGCATGTGCTCGTGGTCGCTGGACATGCTGTCGCAGCCGCAGGAGACGCTGGACCTGCAGCATCGCCAGAGCAAGGCCGTGGCCGTCACGTCCATGGGCTTCCCGCACGGCGACGTCAACAACTTCGTGCTCGGCAGCGAGGACGGGAACATCTACACCG GCTGCCTGTACGGGCAGCGCGCGGGCGTGGGCGAGTGCGTGGAGGCTCACGCGGGCCCCATCACGGGCGTGTCGTGTCACGCCGCGCCGGGCGCCGTGGACCTGTCGCACCTGTACCTCACCTGCTCCATGGACTGGAGCGTCAAGCTGTGGAGCCAGAAG GAGAACAAGGCCCTGTACTCGTTCGAGGACAGCGGCGACTACGTGGTGGACGTGCGCTGGTCGCCGACGCACCCCGCGCTGTTCGCCGCCGCCGACGCCGCCGGCAAGATCGACCTCTGGAACCTCAACCGCGATACAGAG GTTCCTGTGGCTTCAATCCAGGCGGAAGGTGGCGTAGCCTTCAACCGCTTGTCTTGGACGCCGTCTGGCACTCACATTACAGCTGGAGACGACGCCGGCAAAATATGGGTGTACGAACTCGCTGAG CACGTGTCTCAGCCCCGTCACGACGAGTGGAGCAAGTTCGTGTACACTCTGCAGGAGCTACGCAACAACCAGGCGGACGAGGAGACCGACCGGCTGAGCCTGGCGGCCAGCGGCCCGTCGTCGCTGACGTCGCTCACCAGCCTGGCCAGCAACCCGCTCAGGTAA